DNA from Amorphoplanes friuliensis DSM 7358:
GCCGAACGCCCACGTGCTCCCGGTGCCGATGATGAACATCCTCAACGGTGGCGCCCACGCCGACTCGAACGTCGACGTGCAGGAGTTCATGATCGCCCCGATCGGCGCTCCGAGCTTCCGCGAGGCGCTGCGCACCGGCGCGGAGGTCTACCACGCGCTGAAGTCCGTGCTGAAGAAGAAGGGCCTCTCGACGGGTCTGGGCGACGAGGGCGGCTTCGCGCCGAGCCTGCCGACCAACGCCGCCGCGCTGGACCTGATCGCCGAGGCCGTGCAGGCCGCCGGCTTCACTCTCGGCACCGACATCGTGCTGGCCATGGACGTCGCGGCCACCGAGTTCCACAAGGACGGCGCGTACGTCTTCGAGGGCTCGCCGAAGTCGACCGACGAGATGATCAACTACTACGCCAAGCTCGCCGAGGCGTACCCGATCGTCTCCATCGAGGACCCGCTGGACGAGGAGGACTGGGCCGGCTGGACCGCGCTCACCTCGCAGATCGGCGGCAAGGTGCAGATCGTCGGTGACGACCTGTTCGTGACCAACCCGACCCGCATCGGCCGGGGCATCGCCGAGAACGCCGCCAACGCGGTTCTCGTCAAGGTCAACCAGATCGGCTCGCTGACCGAGACCCTGGACGCCGTGGACATGGCGCACCGGGCCGGCTTCAAGACGATGATGAGCCACCGCTCGGGCGAGACCGAGGACACGACGATCTCCGACCTGGCCGTCGCTGTCGGTAGCGGGCAGATCAAGACCGGCGCCCCGGCCCGTTCGGACCGCGTCGCGAAGTACAACCAGCTCCTGCGCATCGAGGAGGAGCTCGGCAGCGCCGCGCGGTACGCCGGAGCGGGCGCGTTCCCCCGTTACCGCACCGCGTAACCCTCTGTCGACAGATCATGGAGTTGTGGCTCCGCGTTTCGTGGGCATAGTGTCCAGAGGCAGGTGCCGCAACTCCATGGTCTTGGCGAGCTCCGGGGGAGGGGCAGGGGATGACGCAGCGCCGCACTCCGAGTGGACAGGGTCCGGCCCGCCGTCCAGGAGGACATGCGGGACGTCCGGGTAGCCGGACGGCGGCCCGCCCCGCGCGTACCAGGGACACGGCCGCGACCCGCATCGAACCGCGCCGGACTCCCGCCACCCGGACCACCAGCGGCATCCGGTCCGGTAACCGGCCGGCGGCTGCACGGCGTGCGGCCGCGGCGGGCGCCACCAAACGCACTGTCGCGACCCGGCCGAAAGCCTTCACCGGCCGTGCCACCGTCCTGATCATCGTGCTCGTCGTGCTGGCCCTGGCCTACACCTATCCCGTGCGCGTCTATCTCGCGCAGGAGTCCCAGATCGCCCAGATGCAGGCCGAGCAGGCTGCTCAGCAGGCCAAGATCTCGGGACTGACCGAAGAGGTCGAGAAGTGGAAGGACAAGGAGTACGTCCGCATCCAGGCCCGCGACCGGTTGTTCTACGTGCGGCCGGGTGAGGTGCCGCTGCTCGTCCTGAACGACCCGGAGGGTGCCGCCCGCGCCGCCGGCCAGACTTCGGCGTCGGACGCCCCGGACCGCTGGTACGACACACTCTGGGGCAGCGTCGCCGCCGCCAACGCAGAATCCCGAAAGTAGATGTCGACTCCTTCCGAGAGCGATCTTGAGATCGTCGCCCAGCAACTGGGCCGCCGCCCCCGCGGCACCCGCGCCGTCGCGCACCGCTGCCCCTGCGGCAACCCGGACGTGGTGGAGACCTCCCCGCGTCTCGACGACGGCACACCCTTCCCGACGATGTTCTATCTGACCTGCCCGCGCGCCACGGCG
Protein-coding regions in this window:
- the eno gene encoding phosphopyruvate hydratase; amino-acid sequence: MATIEAIVAREILDSRGNPTVEVEVGLDDGTVGRAAVPSGASTGAFEAVELRDGDKGRYLGKGVEKAVSNVEDKIADELLGYEASEQRLIDEKMLDLDGTAAKSELGANAILGVSLAVAKAAALSAELPLFRYIGGPNAHVLPVPMMNILNGGAHADSNVDVQEFMIAPIGAPSFREALRTGAEVYHALKSVLKKKGLSTGLGDEGGFAPSLPTNAAALDLIAEAVQAAGFTLGTDIVLAMDVAATEFHKDGAYVFEGSPKSTDEMINYYAKLAEAYPIVSIEDPLDEEDWAGWTALTSQIGGKVQIVGDDLFVTNPTRIGRGIAENAANAVLVKVNQIGSLTETLDAVDMAHRAGFKTMMSHRSGETEDTTISDLAVAVGSGQIKTGAPARSDRVAKYNQLLRIEEELGSAARYAGAGAFPRYRTA
- a CDS encoding FtsB family cell division protein is translated as MTQRRTPSGQGPARRPGGHAGRPGSRTAARPARTRDTAATRIEPRRTPATRTTSGIRSGNRPAAARRAAAAGATKRTVATRPKAFTGRATVLIIVLVVLALAYTYPVRVYLAQESQIAQMQAEQAAQQAKISGLTEEVEKWKDKEYVRIQARDRLFYVRPGEVPLLVLNDPEGAARAAGQTSASDAPDRWYDTLWGSVAAANAESRK